A window of Lagenorhynchus albirostris chromosome 11, mLagAlb1.1, whole genome shotgun sequence contains these coding sequences:
- the NCKAP5L gene encoding nck-associated protein 5-like isoform X6: MQDTLHISLHAPTTLWTKYSYPHFTGKVTILAACMSVPAWVRRQRQAENSALAQANENQRETYERCLDEVANHVVQALLNQKDLREECIKLKKRVFDLERQNQMLSALFQQKLQLTAGSLPQIPLVPLQLPSEPPASPSLSSAEGPATSLPLGRCAGQREVCWEQQLRPGGPGPPAAPSPALEALSPFLRKKAQILEVLRALEETDPLLLCSPATPWPPPGEGSGSPEPINGELCGPPQPEPSPWAPYLLLGPGSLGGLLHWERLLGGPGEEESAGRPWGPGRGSPQAQGTGSGPPCAPGSSSSSSSDEAGDPNEAPSPDTLLGALARKQLNLGQLLEDTESYLQAFLAGAACPLGGEQPGPRQPSSPDQGPPQLSKSKGLPKSAWGGGTPEAHRPGFGATSEGQGPLPFLSVFMGAGDAPLGSRSGHPHSSSQVKSKLQIGSPSPGEAQGPLLPSPARGLKFLKLPPASEKVPSPGGPQLSPQLPRNSRIPCRNSGSDGSPSPLPARRGLGGGELSPEGVQGLPTSPSPCPTTPDSAQLRPPQPALSTTLSPVPVVSPCYENILDLSRSTFRGPSPEPPPSPLQVPTYPQLTLEVPRAPEVLRSPGVPSSPCHPESCSYESAQEKSLDKAGSESPHPGRRTPGSSSKKTGQGPGRRPGDPGYTPLRDRLAALGKLKTGPEGPQGPEKNGVPARPGTEKARGGGKSGESTGDTAPSASRPPEQPEAKGALRGAVALGTSSLKQQESGLLGDPGSRVYSSHSMGARVDLEPVSPRSCLTKVELAKSRLAGALCPQVPRTPAKVPTSTPSLGKPNKSPHGSPTKLPSKSPTKVVPRPVAPPATKEPPKPDKGKGPPWADSSSTTAQPAPPAPGPADPGPGPEGRAPHSAIEEKVMKGIEENMLRLQGQERAPGTEAKHRNASSIASWFGLKKSKLPALNRRTEAAKGKEGAGGGSPLRKEVKMEARKLEAESLNISKLMAKAEDLRRALEEEKAYLSSRARPRPGGLAPGPGAGLGQVQGQLAGMYQGADTFMQQLLNRVDGKELPPKSWREPKPEYGDFQPVSSDPKNPWPACGPRNGLVGPLQGCGKPPGKPSSEPGRREEMPSEDSLAEPVPTSHFTACGSLTRTLDSGIGTFPPPDHGSSGTPSKNLPKTKPPRLEPPAGVPPARPPPLTKVPRRAHTLEREVPGIEELLVSGRHPSMPAFPALLTAAPGHRGHQTCPHGECLGRGVGLSGSSTHHPPSPCPRIDPCEDPGPPAPVQLAKNWTFPNARAASGSSDPFLCPPRQLEGLPRTPMALPVDVDEKRSLEPSRPAPAPQGPAFGGSRTPSTSDVGEEGRVASGGAPGLETSESLSDSLYDSLSSCGSQG, translated from the exons ATGCAAGACACTCTACATATCTCACTTCATGCTCCAACAACCCTTTGGACTAagtattcttatccccattttacag GCAAGGTGACCATTCTGGCTGCTTGCATGAGTGTGCCAGCCTGGGTGAGAAGGCAGAGACAG GCAGAGAACTCGGCACTCGCCCAGGCCAATGAAAACCAGCGGGAGACCTACGAGCGCTGTCTGGACGAG GTTGCCAACCATGTGGTGCAGGCGCTGCTGAACCAAAAG GACCTGCGGGAGGAGTGCATCAAGCTGAAGAAGAGGGTATTTGACCTGGAACGGCAGAACCAGATGCTGAGCGCcctgtttcagcagaaacttcagCTCACAGCAGGCTCCCTCCCTCAG ATCCCACTCGTCCCACTCCAGCTGCCTTCAGAGCCAccagcctctccctccctgaGCTCCGCTGAGGGACCGGCCACCTCGCTGCCTCTGGGGCGCTGTGCTGGGCAGAGAGAG GTGTGTTGGGAGCAGCAGCTGCGGCCAGGAGGCCCAGGACCCCCGGCCGCCCCATCCCCAGCGCTGGAGGCCCTATCCCCGTTCCTTCGAAAGAAAGCCCAGATCCTGGAGGTGCTGAGAGCCCTGGAAGAGACTGACCCCTTGCTTCTGTGCTCACCTGCCACCCCCTGGCCGCCTCCAGGCGAGGGTTCCGGCTCCCCAGAGCCCATCAATGGCGAGCTATGTGGCCCACCTCAGCCTGAACCCTCTCCCTGGGCCCCCTACCTGCTACTAGGTCCTGGTAGCCTGGGAGGCCTGCTGCACTGGGAGCGCCTCTTAGGGGGCCCAGGGGAGGAAGAGAGTGCTGGGCGGCCCTGGGGCCCTGGTAGGGGCTCCCCACAGGCCCAGGGCACCGGTTCCGGGCCACCCTGCGCCCCAGGCAGcagctcctcctcctcttctgatGAGGCAGGTGACCCCAACGAGGCACCCAGCCCTGACACCCTGCTCGGGGCCCTGGCCCGCAAACAGCTGAACCTGGGCCAGCTCCTCGAGGACACGGAGTCTTACCTACAGGCCTTCTTGGCCGGGGCCGCTTGCCCACTCGGCGGGGAACAGCCGGGTCCCAGGCAGCCATCCTCCCCAGACCAGGGGCCCCCACAGctgtccaagtccaaaggcctccCCAAGTCAGCTTGGGGAGGGGGTACCCCGGAGGCCCACAGGCCGGGCTTTGGTGCTACCTCAGAGGGCCAGGggcctctccccttcctcagcGTGTTCATGGGTGCAGGGGACGCCCCCCTGGGCTCACGGTCTGGCCACCCCCACTCCTCATCTCAGGTGAAAAGCAAGCTCCAAATTGGCTCCCCTTCTCCCGGGGAAGCCCAAGGACCCCTTCTGCCCTCTCCAGCCAGAGGCCTCAAGTTTCTAAAGCTGCCTCCAGCCTCAGAGAAGGTACCCAGCCCAGGGGGCCCCCAGCTCAGCCCCCAGCTCCCCCGGAACTCCCGAATCCCCTGTCGGAACAGTGGCTCAGACGGCAGCCCCTCCCCGCTGCCGGCCCGCAGGGGTCTGGGCGGAGGAGAGCTGTCCCCAGAGGGGGTGCAGGGTCTGCCCACCAGCCCGTCACCCTGCCCCACAACCCCAGATTCTGCACAGCTCAGACCTCCCCAGCCAGCCTTGTCCACTACGCTTTCCCCGGTACCAGTGGTGTCTCCTTGCTACGAGAACATTCTGGACCTTTCCCGGAGCACCTTTAGGGGGCCTTCCCCAGAGCCACCTCCATCCCCGCTGCAGGTGCCCACCTACCCACAACTAACTCTGGAGGTGCCACGGGCCCCTGAGGTCCTCAGAAGCCCTGGAGTCCCCTCCAGCCCTTGCCACCCAGAATCCTGCTCCTATGAGAGTGCCCAGGAGAAGAGTTTGGACAAGGCAGGCTCAGAGTCTCCCCACCCTGGCCGCAGGACCCCCGGCAGCTCGTCCAAGAAAACTGGTCAGGGGCCGGGCCGGCGACCTGGGGATCCTGGCTACACACCTCTGCGGGACAGACTAGCAGCCCTGGGGAAACTGAAGACTGGCCCCGAGGGGCCCCAGGGCCCAGAAAAGAATGGGGTGCCAGCTAGGCCTGGCACCGAGAAGGCCCGGGGAGGAGGGAAGTCAGGGGAGAGCACTGGAGACACAGCGCCCTCTGCCTCCAGGCCCCCTGAGCAGCCAGAAGCCAAGGGGGCCCTGCGGGGGGCCGTGGCCTTAGGCACAAGCAGCCTGAAGCAACAGGAATCTGGGCTCCTGGGGGACCCTGGGTCCCGAGTCTACTCTTCCCACTCCATGGGGGCCCGGGTGGACCTGGAGCCTGTCTCACCAAGGAGCTGCCTCACCAAAGTGGAGCTGGCCAAGAGCCGGCTGGCAGGGGCCCTGTGCCCCCAGGTACCCCGCACCCCTGCCAAAGTGCCAACCTCAACCCCCAGCCTCGGCAAGCCCAATAAGAGTCCCCATGGCAGCCCGACAAAGCTGCCTTCTAAGTCGCCCACCAAGGTGGTGCCCCGACCTGTGGCCCCACCAGCCACCAAGGAGCCCCCCAAGCCTGACAAGGGGAAGGGCCCACCCTGGGCAGACAGCAGCAGCACTACAGCCCAGCCCGCACCCCCAGCACCTGGCCCTGCCgacccaggcccaggccctgagGGGCGGGCCCCACACTCGGCCATTGAGGAGAAGGTGATGAAGGGCATCGAGGAGAACATGCTGCGGCTCCAGGGCCAGGAGCGGGCCCCCGGCACCGAGGCCAAGCACCGCAACGCTAGCAGCATCGCCAGCTGGTTCGGCCTTAAGAAGAGCAAGCTGCCAGCGCTGAACCGCCGCACAGAGGCCGCCAAGGGCAAGGAAGGGGCTGGTGGGGGCTCCCCGCTCCGGAAGGAGGTCAAGATGGAAGCCCGGAAGCTGGAGGCCGAGAGCCTCAACATCTCCAAGCTGATGGCCAAGGCGGAAGACCTGCGCCGGGCACTGGAGGAGGAGAAGGCCTACCTGAGCAGCAGGGCCCGGCCACGGCCCGGGGGACTAGCGCCAGGGCCCGGTGCAGGCCTGGGGCAGGTGCAGGGCCAGCTGGCCGGCATGTACCAGGGTGCGGACACCTTCATGCAGCAGCTGCTCAACAG GGTGGATGGCAAGGAGCTGCCCCCCAAGAGCTGGCGGGAGCCCAAACCTGAGTATGGCGATTTCCAGCCAGTGTCCTCTGACCCCAAGAACCCCTGGCCGGCCTGTGGGCCCCGAAATGGCCTGGTGGGCCCTCTTCAGGGCTGCGGAAAACCTCCTGGGAAG CCAAGCAGCGAGCCGGGGAGGCGGGAAGAGATGCCCTCAGAGGACAGTCTGGCTGAGCCAGTGCCCACCTCACATTTCACAG cctgtggCTCTTTGACTCGAACTCTGGACAGTGGCATTGGGACCTTCCCGCCCCCAGACCATGGCAGCAGTGGGACCCCCAGTAAGAATCTTCCCAAGACCAAGCCACCACGGCTGGAGCCCCCAGCCGGGGTGCCCCCAGCTCGGCCCCCACCCCTTACCAAAGTCCCCCGCCGTGCCCACACACTGGAGCGTGAGGTGCCTGGCATAGAGGAGCTGCTGGTGAGCGGGCGGCACCCCAGCATGCCGGCCTTCCCCGCCCTGCTCACCGCTGCTCCGGGCCACCGGGGCCATCAGACCTGTCCCCACGGTGAGTGCCTGGGCAGGGGGGTGGGCCTCTCTGGgagctccacccaccacccaccttcCCCTTGTCCCCGGATAGATCCTTGTGAAGACCCAGGCCCTCCTGCTCCTGTCCAGCTGGCCAAGAACTGGACCTTCCCCAACGCGAGGGCAGCCAGCGGCTCCTCTGACCCTTTCCTATGCCCACCCCGACAACTGGAGGGGCTGCCCAGGACCCCCATG gccctgcccgTGGACGTGGACGAAAAGCGGAGCCTGGAGCCCAGCCGCCCAGCTCCTGCGCCCCAGGGCCCAGCGTTTGGGGGGAGCCGCACCCCCAGCACATCGGACGTGGGCGAGGAAGGGAGAGTGGCCAGTGGGGGTGCCCCGGGGCTGGAGACCTCAGAGTCTCTCAGTGACTCACTCTATGACTCGCTGTCCTCCTGCGGGAGTCAGGGCTGA
- the NCKAP5L gene encoding nck-associated protein 5-like isoform X3: MPETRAILKNPSQGFSWAPGKVTILAACMSVPAWVRRQRQGLMSEAMDQPAGSPGNPKPGEGGEGSMEPGTCQELLHRLRELEAENSALAQANENQRETYERCLDEVANHVVQALLNQKDLREECIKLKKRVFDLERQNQMLSALFQQKLQLTAGSLPQIPLVPLQLPSEPPASPSLSSAEGPATSLPLGRCAGQREVCWEQQLRPGGPGPPAAPSPALEALSPFLRKKAQILEVLRALEETDPLLLCSPATPWPPPGEGSGSPEPINGELCGPPQPEPSPWAPYLLLGPGSLGGLLHWERLLGGPGEEESAGRPWGPGRGSPQAQGTGSGPPCAPGSSSSSSSDEAGDPNEAPSPDTLLGALARKQLNLGQLLEDTESYLQAFLAGAACPLGGEQPGPRQPSSPDQGPPQLSKSKGLPKSAWGGGTPEAHRPGFGATSEGQGPLPFLSVFMGAGDAPLGSRSGHPHSSSQVKSKLQIGSPSPGEAQGPLLPSPARGLKFLKLPPASEKVPSPGGPQLSPQLPRNSRIPCRNSGSDGSPSPLPARRGLGGGELSPEGVQGLPTSPSPCPTTPDSAQLRPPQPALSTTLSPVPVVSPCYENILDLSRSTFRGPSPEPPPSPLQVPTYPQLTLEVPRAPEVLRSPGVPSSPCHPESCSYESAQEKSLDKAGSESPHPGRRTPGSSSKKTGQGPGRRPGDPGYTPLRDRLAALGKLKTGPEGPQGPEKNGVPARPGTEKARGGGKSGESTGDTAPSASRPPEQPEAKGALRGAVALGTSSLKQQESGLLGDPGSRVYSSHSMGARVDLEPVSPRSCLTKVELAKSRLAGALCPQVPRTPAKVPTSTPSLGKPNKSPHGSPTKLPSKSPTKVVPRPVAPPATKEPPKPDKGKGPPWADSSSTTAQPAPPAPGPADPGPGPEGRAPHSAIEEKVMKGIEENMLRLQGQERAPGTEAKHRNASSIASWFGLKKSKLPALNRRTEAAKGKEGAGGGSPLRKEVKMEARKLEAESLNISKLMAKAEDLRRALEEEKAYLSSRARPRPGGLAPGPGAGLGQVQGQLAGMYQGADTFMQQLLNRVDGKELPPKSWREPKPEYGDFQPVSSDPKNPWPACGPRNGLVGPLQGCGKPPGKPSSEPGRREEMPSEDSLAEPVPTSHFTACGSLTRTLDSGIGTFPPPDHGSSGTPSKNLPKTKPPRLEPPAGVPPARPPPLTKVPRRAHTLEREVPGIEELLVSGRHPSMPAFPALLTAAPGHRGHQTCPHGECLGRGVGLSGSSTHHPPSPCPRIDPCEDPGPPAPVQLAKNWTFPNARAASGSSDPFLCPPRQLEGLPRTPMALPVDVDEKRSLEPSRPAPAPQGPAFGGSRTPSTSDVGEEGRVASGGAPGLETSESLSDSLYDSLSSCGSQG, encoded by the exons GCAAGGTGACCATTCTGGCTGCTTGCATGAGTGTGCCAGCCTGGGTGAGAAGGCAGAGACAG GGCCTGATGTCGGAGGCCATGGACCAGCCGGCCGGGAGCCCTGGAAACCCGAAGCCAGGAGAGGGTGGTGAGGGCAGCATGGAGCCGGGCACCTGCCAGGAGCTCCTGCACCGGCTGCGGGAGCTGGAG GCAGAGAACTCGGCACTCGCCCAGGCCAATGAAAACCAGCGGGAGACCTACGAGCGCTGTCTGGACGAG GTTGCCAACCATGTGGTGCAGGCGCTGCTGAACCAAAAG GACCTGCGGGAGGAGTGCATCAAGCTGAAGAAGAGGGTATTTGACCTGGAACGGCAGAACCAGATGCTGAGCGCcctgtttcagcagaaacttcagCTCACAGCAGGCTCCCTCCCTCAG ATCCCACTCGTCCCACTCCAGCTGCCTTCAGAGCCAccagcctctccctccctgaGCTCCGCTGAGGGACCGGCCACCTCGCTGCCTCTGGGGCGCTGTGCTGGGCAGAGAGAG GTGTGTTGGGAGCAGCAGCTGCGGCCAGGAGGCCCAGGACCCCCGGCCGCCCCATCCCCAGCGCTGGAGGCCCTATCCCCGTTCCTTCGAAAGAAAGCCCAGATCCTGGAGGTGCTGAGAGCCCTGGAAGAGACTGACCCCTTGCTTCTGTGCTCACCTGCCACCCCCTGGCCGCCTCCAGGCGAGGGTTCCGGCTCCCCAGAGCCCATCAATGGCGAGCTATGTGGCCCACCTCAGCCTGAACCCTCTCCCTGGGCCCCCTACCTGCTACTAGGTCCTGGTAGCCTGGGAGGCCTGCTGCACTGGGAGCGCCTCTTAGGGGGCCCAGGGGAGGAAGAGAGTGCTGGGCGGCCCTGGGGCCCTGGTAGGGGCTCCCCACAGGCCCAGGGCACCGGTTCCGGGCCACCCTGCGCCCCAGGCAGcagctcctcctcctcttctgatGAGGCAGGTGACCCCAACGAGGCACCCAGCCCTGACACCCTGCTCGGGGCCCTGGCCCGCAAACAGCTGAACCTGGGCCAGCTCCTCGAGGACACGGAGTCTTACCTACAGGCCTTCTTGGCCGGGGCCGCTTGCCCACTCGGCGGGGAACAGCCGGGTCCCAGGCAGCCATCCTCCCCAGACCAGGGGCCCCCACAGctgtccaagtccaaaggcctccCCAAGTCAGCTTGGGGAGGGGGTACCCCGGAGGCCCACAGGCCGGGCTTTGGTGCTACCTCAGAGGGCCAGGggcctctccccttcctcagcGTGTTCATGGGTGCAGGGGACGCCCCCCTGGGCTCACGGTCTGGCCACCCCCACTCCTCATCTCAGGTGAAAAGCAAGCTCCAAATTGGCTCCCCTTCTCCCGGGGAAGCCCAAGGACCCCTTCTGCCCTCTCCAGCCAGAGGCCTCAAGTTTCTAAAGCTGCCTCCAGCCTCAGAGAAGGTACCCAGCCCAGGGGGCCCCCAGCTCAGCCCCCAGCTCCCCCGGAACTCCCGAATCCCCTGTCGGAACAGTGGCTCAGACGGCAGCCCCTCCCCGCTGCCGGCCCGCAGGGGTCTGGGCGGAGGAGAGCTGTCCCCAGAGGGGGTGCAGGGTCTGCCCACCAGCCCGTCACCCTGCCCCACAACCCCAGATTCTGCACAGCTCAGACCTCCCCAGCCAGCCTTGTCCACTACGCTTTCCCCGGTACCAGTGGTGTCTCCTTGCTACGAGAACATTCTGGACCTTTCCCGGAGCACCTTTAGGGGGCCTTCCCCAGAGCCACCTCCATCCCCGCTGCAGGTGCCCACCTACCCACAACTAACTCTGGAGGTGCCACGGGCCCCTGAGGTCCTCAGAAGCCCTGGAGTCCCCTCCAGCCCTTGCCACCCAGAATCCTGCTCCTATGAGAGTGCCCAGGAGAAGAGTTTGGACAAGGCAGGCTCAGAGTCTCCCCACCCTGGCCGCAGGACCCCCGGCAGCTCGTCCAAGAAAACTGGTCAGGGGCCGGGCCGGCGACCTGGGGATCCTGGCTACACACCTCTGCGGGACAGACTAGCAGCCCTGGGGAAACTGAAGACTGGCCCCGAGGGGCCCCAGGGCCCAGAAAAGAATGGGGTGCCAGCTAGGCCTGGCACCGAGAAGGCCCGGGGAGGAGGGAAGTCAGGGGAGAGCACTGGAGACACAGCGCCCTCTGCCTCCAGGCCCCCTGAGCAGCCAGAAGCCAAGGGGGCCCTGCGGGGGGCCGTGGCCTTAGGCACAAGCAGCCTGAAGCAACAGGAATCTGGGCTCCTGGGGGACCCTGGGTCCCGAGTCTACTCTTCCCACTCCATGGGGGCCCGGGTGGACCTGGAGCCTGTCTCACCAAGGAGCTGCCTCACCAAAGTGGAGCTGGCCAAGAGCCGGCTGGCAGGGGCCCTGTGCCCCCAGGTACCCCGCACCCCTGCCAAAGTGCCAACCTCAACCCCCAGCCTCGGCAAGCCCAATAAGAGTCCCCATGGCAGCCCGACAAAGCTGCCTTCTAAGTCGCCCACCAAGGTGGTGCCCCGACCTGTGGCCCCACCAGCCACCAAGGAGCCCCCCAAGCCTGACAAGGGGAAGGGCCCACCCTGGGCAGACAGCAGCAGCACTACAGCCCAGCCCGCACCCCCAGCACCTGGCCCTGCCgacccaggcccaggccctgagGGGCGGGCCCCACACTCGGCCATTGAGGAGAAGGTGATGAAGGGCATCGAGGAGAACATGCTGCGGCTCCAGGGCCAGGAGCGGGCCCCCGGCACCGAGGCCAAGCACCGCAACGCTAGCAGCATCGCCAGCTGGTTCGGCCTTAAGAAGAGCAAGCTGCCAGCGCTGAACCGCCGCACAGAGGCCGCCAAGGGCAAGGAAGGGGCTGGTGGGGGCTCCCCGCTCCGGAAGGAGGTCAAGATGGAAGCCCGGAAGCTGGAGGCCGAGAGCCTCAACATCTCCAAGCTGATGGCCAAGGCGGAAGACCTGCGCCGGGCACTGGAGGAGGAGAAGGCCTACCTGAGCAGCAGGGCCCGGCCACGGCCCGGGGGACTAGCGCCAGGGCCCGGTGCAGGCCTGGGGCAGGTGCAGGGCCAGCTGGCCGGCATGTACCAGGGTGCGGACACCTTCATGCAGCAGCTGCTCAACAG GGTGGATGGCAAGGAGCTGCCCCCCAAGAGCTGGCGGGAGCCCAAACCTGAGTATGGCGATTTCCAGCCAGTGTCCTCTGACCCCAAGAACCCCTGGCCGGCCTGTGGGCCCCGAAATGGCCTGGTGGGCCCTCTTCAGGGCTGCGGAAAACCTCCTGGGAAG CCAAGCAGCGAGCCGGGGAGGCGGGAAGAGATGCCCTCAGAGGACAGTCTGGCTGAGCCAGTGCCCACCTCACATTTCACAG cctgtggCTCTTTGACTCGAACTCTGGACAGTGGCATTGGGACCTTCCCGCCCCCAGACCATGGCAGCAGTGGGACCCCCAGTAAGAATCTTCCCAAGACCAAGCCACCACGGCTGGAGCCCCCAGCCGGGGTGCCCCCAGCTCGGCCCCCACCCCTTACCAAAGTCCCCCGCCGTGCCCACACACTGGAGCGTGAGGTGCCTGGCATAGAGGAGCTGCTGGTGAGCGGGCGGCACCCCAGCATGCCGGCCTTCCCCGCCCTGCTCACCGCTGCTCCGGGCCACCGGGGCCATCAGACCTGTCCCCACGGTGAGTGCCTGGGCAGGGGGGTGGGCCTCTCTGGgagctccacccaccacccaccttcCCCTTGTCCCCGGATAGATCCTTGTGAAGACCCAGGCCCTCCTGCTCCTGTCCAGCTGGCCAAGAACTGGACCTTCCCCAACGCGAGGGCAGCCAGCGGCTCCTCTGACCCTTTCCTATGCCCACCCCGACAACTGGAGGGGCTGCCCAGGACCCCCATG gccctgcccgTGGACGTGGACGAAAAGCGGAGCCTGGAGCCCAGCCGCCCAGCTCCTGCGCCCCAGGGCCCAGCGTTTGGGGGGAGCCGCACCCCCAGCACATCGGACGTGGGCGAGGAAGGGAGAGTGGCCAGTGGGGGTGCCCCGGGGCTGGAGACCTCAGAGTCTCTCAGTGACTCACTCTATGACTCGCTGTCCTCCTGCGGGAGTCAGGGCTGA